One part of the Thermoflexus hugenholtzii JAD2 genome encodes these proteins:
- a CDS encoding SDR family oxidoreductase, with protein MRIDLREQVAIVTGASRGIGRAIARALAEAGAKVVLSSRRAENLAPVVEEIRALGGEALAVPAHTGRMAEVERLVEETVKAFGRVDILVNNAATNPHFGPTLEADEGQWQKILEVNLLGYWRMAKAVVPVMRAQGRGKILNIASVAGLRPSPGMGLYGISKAGVIMLTQLLALELAPDRIQVNAIAPGVIRTRFSELLWSTPEIAERILRATPQGRFGEPEDVARLALFLVSPAADFITGAVYVVDGGLSLTGGLA; from the coding sequence ATGCGGATCGATCTGCGGGAGCAGGTGGCCATCGTCACCGGGGCGTCACGGGGGATCGGGCGGGCCATCGCCCGGGCCCTGGCCGAGGCGGGCGCGAAGGTCGTGCTCTCCAGCCGCCGGGCGGAGAACCTGGCCCCGGTCGTGGAGGAGATCCGCGCCCTCGGCGGGGAAGCCCTGGCGGTGCCGGCTCACACCGGCCGCATGGCGGAGGTCGAGCGGCTGGTGGAGGAAACGGTGAAGGCCTTCGGGCGGGTGGACATCCTGGTCAACAACGCGGCCACCAACCCCCATTTCGGCCCCACCCTGGAGGCCGATGAGGGCCAGTGGCAGAAGATCCTGGAGGTGAACCTCCTGGGCTACTGGCGGATGGCCAAGGCGGTGGTTCCGGTGATGCGGGCCCAGGGGCGGGGCAAGATCCTCAACATCGCCTCGGTGGCCGGGCTGCGCCCTTCCCCCGGGATGGGGCTTTACGGGATCTCCAAGGCCGGGGTGATCATGCTCACGCAGCTTCTGGCCCTGGAGCTGGCCCCGGATCGCATCCAGGTGAACGCCATCGCCCCCGGGGTGATTCGCACCCGCTTCAGCGAGCTCCTCTGGAGCACGCCGGAGATCGCCGAACGCATCCTGCGGGCCACCCCCCAGGGGCGCTTCGGGGAGCCGGAGGACGTCGCCCGGCTGGCCCTGTTCCTGGTCTCCCCCGCCGCCGATTTCATCACCGGAGCGGTCTACGTCGTGGACGGCGGGCTCTCCCTGACCGGCGGGCTGGCCTAA
- a CDS encoding type II toxin-antitoxin system VapC family toxin, whose amino-acid sequence MRRRILVDTSALFALVDSRDPHHALARETALQYRNAEHILLDLVWMETITLVKRALGPQMAIETGKKLLEGPPFMFYPVKGDDFWESWMIFQRFSDKEWSFVDCAILHMAQRLGVPEVFSFDRHFDQMSGLGIRRIPLRLR is encoded by the coding sequence ATGCGGCGCCGGATCTTGGTGGATACCAGCGCCCTCTTCGCGCTCGTGGATTCGCGGGACCCTCACCATGCTCTCGCTCGCGAAACAGCCCTTCAATATCGGAACGCGGAGCATATCCTCTTGGATCTGGTATGGATGGAGACCATTACCCTGGTCAAACGGGCCTTGGGCCCTCAAATGGCGATCGAAACAGGAAAGAAACTGTTGGAGGGACCTCCTTTCATGTTTTATCCCGTTAAGGGAGACGATTTCTGGGAATCTTGGATGATATTCCAGCGTTTCAGCGACAAAGAGTGGAGCTTTGTGGATTGTGCGATTCTGCATATGGCTCAGCGCCTGGGAGTTCCGGAAGTTTTCTCCTTCGATCGGCATTTCGATCAGATGAGTGGTCTGGGAATCCGACGCATCCCGTTGCGTCTGCGTTAG
- a CDS encoding ribbon-helix-helix domain-containing protein has product MLRRIQAVLEEEQYRWLRNEAERRGVSVSALIREAIETLRAHQGWRPLDESPFWELVGAGRSDQKGPAISEHVDDWIYPLPPHRRPRSRRSRSRA; this is encoded by the coding sequence ATGCTGCGTCGGATTCAGGCGGTTCTGGAAGAGGAGCAATACCGGTGGCTGCGCAACGAAGCGGAGCGGCGGGGCGTTTCCGTCTCCGCGCTGATCCGGGAGGCGATCGAAACGCTGCGGGCTCATCAAGGTTGGCGGCCGTTGGACGAAAGCCCCTTCTGGGAGCTGGTGGGCGCGGGGCGGAGCGATCAGAAGGGGCCGGCGATCAGCGAGCATGTCGACGACTGGATCTACCCCCTTCCGCCTCATCGCCGGCCCCGTTCGCGCCGCTCCCGATCCCGCGCGTAA
- a CDS encoding acyl-CoA dehydrogenase family protein, whose translation MISFEIPEEIQQQREMARMVAEQLMRPNARYYDEHEHEIPWDFINTMWPIVQQDWIRIVRRAERQLAGEQPMEKKREGPRYDNLRMIFLVEMLTWGDAGLYLCMPGPGLAGYSINAVGTPEQKVRFLKRYTEGGPKWGAMAVTEPGAGSDVSAIQTTAKREDDHWVLNGEKIFITNGYLALEASEGIVVVWATIDKTAGRAGIKPFVVEAGTPGVSITKRERKLGIRASDTAAIRFDNARIPLDNILGSPEILDTARTDGFKGVMVTFDASRPVVAAGALGIARAAIEFTKEVLEKEGIRIRYGLPRHQLTAIERDVMEMEAMHKAAWLLTLRAGWMLDQGKPNALEASMAKVKAGKAVTWITYKAVEILGPLGYSTRYLVEKWMRDAKINDLYEGTGQINTLIVARRVLGLTSRELK comes from the coding sequence ATGATCAGCTTTGAGATCCCGGAGGAGATCCAGCAGCAGCGTGAGATGGCGCGGATGGTGGCCGAGCAGCTGATGCGGCCGAACGCCCGCTATTACGACGAGCACGAGCACGAGATCCCGTGGGACTTCATTAACACGATGTGGCCCATCGTGCAGCAGGACTGGATCCGCATCGTGCGGCGGGCGGAGCGGCAGCTGGCCGGGGAGCAGCCAATGGAGAAGAAGCGCGAGGGGCCGCGCTACGATAACCTGCGCATGATCTTCCTGGTGGAGATGCTCACCTGGGGCGATGCGGGCCTCTACCTCTGCATGCCCGGCCCGGGCCTGGCCGGCTATTCCATCAACGCGGTGGGCACGCCGGAGCAGAAGGTCCGCTTCCTCAAGCGCTACACCGAGGGCGGCCCCAAGTGGGGGGCTATGGCCGTGACCGAGCCCGGCGCCGGCTCCGACGTCTCAGCCATCCAGACCACAGCCAAACGGGAGGACGATCACTGGGTGCTCAACGGGGAGAAGATCTTCATCACCAACGGGTATCTGGCCCTGGAGGCCTCCGAGGGGATCGTCGTGGTCTGGGCGACCATCGATAAGACGGCGGGGCGGGCCGGGATCAAGCCCTTCGTGGTGGAGGCGGGCACACCCGGCGTGAGCATCACCAAGCGGGAGCGCAAGCTGGGCATCCGGGCCAGCGACACGGCGGCCATCCGCTTCGACAACGCCCGCATCCCCCTCGACAACATCCTGGGCAGCCCGGAGATCCTGGACACGGCGCGCACCGATGGGTTCAAGGGCGTGATGGTGACCTTCGACGCCTCCCGGCCGGTGGTGGCCGCCGGCGCCCTGGGCATCGCCCGCGCCGCCATCGAGTTCACCAAGGAGGTCTTGGAGAAGGAGGGGATCCGCATCCGCTACGGCCTCCCTCGCCATCAGCTGACGGCCATTGAGCGGGATGTGATGGAGATGGAGGCCATGCACAAGGCGGCCTGGCTGCTCACCCTGCGGGCCGGCTGGATGCTGGATCAGGGGAAGCCCAACGCTCTGGAGGCCTCTATGGCCAAGGTGAAGGCCGGCAAGGCGGTGACCTGGATCACCTACAAGGCCGTGGAGATCCTGGGGCCGCTGGGCTACTCCACCCGCTATCTCGTGGAGAAGTGGATGCGGGACGCCAAGATCAACGACCTCTACGAGGGGACCGGCCAGATCAACACCCTCATCGTCGCCCGCCGCGTGCTCGGCCTGACCAGCCGCGAGCTGAAGTGA
- a CDS encoding acyl-CoA dehydrogenase family protein, which produces MISFEPTDEQRMLIQTVRAFAEEHLRRVARESDETGQVPEDVIARGWSIGLLPSMIPEAYGGFGEPSALTSVLALEELGWGDFTIALYLLAPHAVALPVLLYGTEEQKRTYLPRFCGERFVRAAAALIEPSFLFDPFHLQTTARREGEEYVLHGTKIGVPFGAEAELLLVYASEDGRTQAFLVEPGTPGLVVKERDRYAGIRALPTYEVVLEGCRIPRCQRIGGEEGISMERLLERSRVALAALAVGLARGAFEYARDYAKQRVQFGEPIAHRQAIAFMIAEMAIDIDAARLMVWEAAWKLDRGEDVAREAYLAKLFADDMALRVTDGAVQTLGGHGYIRDHPVEMWLRNARGLPMLEGLVMV; this is translated from the coding sequence ATGATTTCGTTCGAGCCGACGGATGAGCAGCGGATGCTGATCCAGACGGTCCGGGCCTTCGCCGAGGAGCACCTGCGCCGGGTGGCCCGGGAGAGCGATGAGACCGGTCAGGTCCCGGAGGATGTGATCGCGCGGGGATGGTCCATCGGGCTGTTGCCCAGCATGATCCCCGAAGCGTATGGGGGCTTCGGCGAGCCCTCGGCGTTGACCAGCGTGCTGGCCCTGGAGGAGCTGGGCTGGGGGGATTTCACCATCGCCCTTTATCTGCTGGCGCCCCACGCGGTCGCCCTCCCCGTCCTGCTGTATGGGACCGAGGAGCAGAAGCGAACGTATCTGCCTCGTTTCTGCGGGGAGCGTTTCGTGCGAGCGGCGGCGGCCTTGATCGAGCCGAGCTTCCTGTTCGACCCCTTCCATCTTCAGACCACCGCCCGCCGGGAGGGGGAGGAATACGTGCTCCATGGGACCAAGATCGGGGTCCCCTTCGGGGCGGAGGCGGAGTTGCTCCTGGTCTACGCCAGCGAGGACGGGCGCACCCAGGCCTTCCTCGTGGAGCCGGGGACGCCGGGGCTGGTGGTGAAGGAGCGGGACCGTTACGCGGGGATCCGGGCCCTGCCCACTTATGAAGTGGTCCTGGAGGGCTGCCGGATCCCACGCTGTCAGCGGATCGGAGGCGAGGAGGGGATCTCGATGGAGCGGCTGCTGGAGCGGTCGCGGGTGGCCCTGGCGGCCCTGGCCGTTGGGCTGGCGCGGGGGGCCTTTGAGTACGCCCGGGATTACGCCAAGCAGCGGGTGCAGTTCGGCGAGCCCATCGCCCATCGCCAGGCCATCGCCTTCATGATCGCGGAGATGGCCATCGACATCGACGCCGCGCGCCTGATGGTCTGGGAGGCCGCATGGAAGCTGGACCGCGGGGAAGATGTGGCCCGGGAGGCGTATCTGGCCAAGCTCTTCGCTGACGACATGGCCCTGCGAGTGACGGACGGAGCGGTGCAGACCTTGGGCGGCCACGGCTACATCCGGGATCATCCGGTGGAGATGTGGCTGCGCAACGCCCGCGGCCTCCCCATGCTGGAGGGTCTGGTGATGGTGTGA
- a CDS encoding long-chain-fatty-acid--CoA ligase yields the protein MEERRWHRFYDFWVPRSLTYPRQPLSALMDFAANQYGERTATIFYGAEMSYRDLRAHSLRLATALDALGIRPGDRVGIMLPNCPQFFIAFYAILRLGAVVVPLNPLYVERELRYVVEDSGMRALIALDTMAPKVMAVREQAGPELVIFAGLQDYMPEPVRPIYLERVRAQGMSTETPAGPGLYRWTELMERAGERFFQPPVNPLEDVAVLPYTGGTTGLPKGVMLTHFNLFANVIQAYVWAREFVRRGEERYLVVLPLFHSFGMTSLMNVGMFNGASFILLPRFDVEEALNAIRTYQPTFLPAVPTMYIALLNHPRAAESGLGSIRLCNSGAAPLPVEVIQQFARFSSGTFIEGYGLTEASPITHINPIMNLKKLGSIGLPIPDTDARIVDVETGTRELAPGEIGELVIRGPQVMKGYWNRPEETAQTLRDGWLYTGDIARMDEDGYFYIVDRKKDMILTGGFNVYPREVEEVLYAHPAVLEAAAVGVPDPYRGEAVKAYVVLRPGAQASEAEILEHCRRNLAPYKVPREIEFRDSLPKSMVGKVLRRVLREAAPAAPPPPVTVPPDVSIRAFFTEWVPRLFEAASATPPEGMEGTVLRVRYRVGEEVFTLRVEDGKRLTVIEGETDETPHVELRMGTEEFREVLAGRLYLGEPPYLAFRSRRRFEALQRVKGTVRLELERPDGTLWQATAIYNGAAEPAGTLRMSATDYSSMQRGELDGQVAFATGKLRWEGDFTLLIGLRTLRE from the coding sequence ATGGAGGAGCGGCGATGGCATCGCTTCTATGATTTCTGGGTGCCGCGCTCCCTGACCTACCCCCGGCAGCCCCTGAGCGCCCTCATGGACTTCGCCGCCAACCAGTATGGGGAGCGCACGGCGACGATCTTCTACGGCGCGGAGATGAGCTATCGGGACCTGCGGGCCCATTCCCTCCGTTTGGCCACCGCCCTGGACGCCCTGGGGATCCGGCCGGGGGATCGGGTCGGGATCATGCTCCCGAACTGCCCCCAGTTCTTCATCGCCTTCTACGCCATCCTCCGCCTGGGTGCCGTGGTGGTTCCCCTGAACCCCCTCTACGTGGAGCGGGAGCTCCGCTACGTGGTCGAAGACAGCGGGATGCGGGCCCTGATCGCCCTGGACACCATGGCGCCCAAGGTCATGGCGGTGCGGGAGCAGGCCGGGCCGGAGCTCGTGATCTTCGCCGGCCTCCAGGACTACATGCCGGAGCCCGTCCGCCCCATCTACCTCGAGCGGGTCCGGGCCCAGGGGATGAGCACGGAAACCCCGGCCGGCCCCGGCCTGTATCGGTGGACGGAGCTGATGGAGCGGGCAGGGGAGCGCTTCTTCCAGCCGCCGGTGAACCCGCTGGAGGATGTGGCGGTCCTTCCCTACACCGGCGGCACCACCGGCCTGCCGAAAGGGGTGATGCTCACCCATTTCAATCTCTTCGCCAACGTGATCCAGGCCTACGTCTGGGCCCGGGAGTTCGTCCGCCGTGGGGAGGAACGCTATCTGGTGGTGCTCCCCCTCTTCCACTCCTTCGGCATGACCTCCCTGATGAACGTGGGGATGTTCAACGGGGCGTCTTTCATCCTGCTCCCCCGCTTTGATGTGGAGGAGGCGCTGAACGCCATCCGGACCTATCAGCCGACCTTCCTCCCCGCGGTGCCGACGATGTATATCGCCCTCCTCAACCACCCCCGGGCGGCCGAGTCCGGCCTAGGCTCCATCCGTCTCTGCAACAGCGGGGCCGCCCCTCTGCCCGTGGAGGTGATCCAGCAGTTCGCCCGCTTCTCCTCCGGCACCTTCATCGAAGGCTACGGCCTCACGGAGGCCTCGCCCATCACCCACATCAACCCCATCATGAACCTGAAGAAGCTGGGCAGCATCGGCCTCCCCATCCCGGACACGGACGCGCGCATCGTGGACGTGGAGACGGGGACCCGGGAGCTGGCGCCCGGGGAGATCGGGGAGCTGGTGATCCGAGGACCTCAGGTGATGAAGGGCTACTGGAACCGGCCGGAGGAGACCGCCCAGACCCTGCGGGACGGCTGGCTCTACACGGGGGACATCGCCCGGATGGACGAGGACGGCTACTTCTACATCGTCGACCGCAAGAAGGACATGATCCTCACCGGCGGCTTCAACGTCTACCCGCGGGAGGTGGAGGAGGTCCTCTACGCCCATCCGGCCGTCCTGGAGGCGGCGGCGGTGGGAGTGCCGGATCCTTACCGCGGCGAGGCGGTGAAGGCCTACGTGGTCCTGCGGCCGGGAGCCCAGGCCTCCGAGGCGGAGATCCTGGAGCACTGTCGGCGGAACCTGGCCCCCTACAAGGTCCCCCGGGAGATCGAGTTCCGGGATTCCCTGCCGAAGTCTATGGTCGGGAAAGTGCTCCGCCGGGTGCTGCGGGAGGCTGCCCCTGCGGCGCCGCCGCCCCCGGTCACAGTGCCCCCCGACGTCTCCATCCGCGCCTTCTTCACCGAATGGGTCCCCCGGCTCTTCGAGGCGGCGTCCGCCACGCCCCCCGAGGGGATGGAGGGGACGGTGCTCCGAGTTCGTTACCGCGTGGGGGAGGAGGTCTTCACCCTGCGGGTGGAGGACGGGAAGCGCCTGACGGTGATCGAGGGGGAGACCGACGAGACGCCCCACGTGGAGCTGCGCATGGGGACGGAGGAGTTCCGGGAGGTCCTGGCCGGACGCCTCTACCTCGGGGAGCCGCCCTATCTGGCCTTCCGCTCCCGGCGCCGGTTCGAGGCCCTGCAGCGGGTGAAGGGGACGGTGCGTCTGGAGCTGGAGCGGCCGGACGGCACCCTGTGGCAGGCGACGGCCATCTACAACGGGGCGGCGGAGCCGGCCGGGACCCTGCGCATGAGCGCCACGGATTACAGCTCGATGCAGCGTGGGGAGCTGGACGGCCAGGTGGCTTTCGCCACCGGCAAGCTGCGGTGGGAAGGGGATTTCACGTTGCTGATCGGCCTGCGGACCTTACGTGAATAG
- a CDS encoding SCP2 sterol-binding domain-containing protein — MGRQGARAASFVVRVWLEESRAEGRLRGEISDLRTGEVRPFGDELHLLRCLWDWVRQPDIGRSSPSSRKEVPMSELTARDVILRMPEAFQPDKAQGVSATIQYSLTGEGGGDWYLVISEGTCTVHEGKAEKADVTLTMDARDFVDIATGKLDAMKAFMSGKLKVSGNMMLATRLTSFFRIG, encoded by the coding sequence ATGGGGCGGCAGGGGGCGCGGGCGGCTTCGTTCGTGGTGCGGGTCTGGCTGGAGGAGTCCCGCGCCGAGGGCCGGTTGCGGGGCGAGATCTCCGACCTCCGCACCGGGGAGGTCCGGCCCTTCGGCGATGAGCTCCATCTCCTCCGTTGTCTCTGGGATTGGGTTCGGCAGCCCGACATCGGGCGATCCTCACCCTCTTCTCGGAAGGAGGTTCCCATGAGCGAGCTGACGGCGCGGGATGTGATCTTGCGGATGCCCGAGGCCTTCCAGCCGGACAAGGCCCAGGGCGTGAGCGCCACCATCCAGTATTCCCTCACCGGGGAGGGCGGCGGCGACTGGTATCTGGTGATCTCCGAGGGGACCTGCACGGTCCACGAGGGAAAGGCGGAGAAGGCCGACGTCACCCTCACCATGGACGCCCGGGATTTCGTGGACATCGCCACCGGGAAGCTGGATGCGATGAAGGCCTTCATGAGCGGCAAGCTCAAGGTCAGTGGCAACATGATGCTGGCCACCCGTCTCACCTCGTTCTTCCGCATCGGCTGA
- a CDS encoding AAA family ATPase, translating to MVSSIEEVQERLAAQQYIASDEIATTVFLAERLGKPVLIEGPAGVGKTELAKAWAAATGRPLIRLQCYEGLDETKALYEWEYAKQMLYTQLLRDKLNAVLADAATLREAADRIAQEEDVFFSLRFLLPRPLLKAILSDEPVVLLIDEIDRADAEFEAFLLEVLSDFQVSVPELGTLRAKHIPTVFLTSNNTRELSEALKRRCLYLFIDYPSLEQELAIVRLKVPELAPQLARQAVELVQRLRRLDLKKQPSISETLDWARALVALNAQHLDRKTLESTLTVLLKHEADLQRGRRLLNGGEEARRPRRAPPWASDS from the coding sequence ATGGTCTCTTCGATTGAGGAGGTCCAGGAACGGCTGGCGGCTCAGCAATACATCGCCTCCGATGAGATCGCCACCACAGTTTTCCTGGCCGAACGGCTGGGCAAGCCCGTGCTGATCGAGGGTCCCGCCGGGGTGGGCAAGACGGAGCTGGCCAAGGCCTGGGCCGCGGCCACGGGGCGCCCCCTCATCCGCCTGCAGTGCTATGAGGGGCTGGATGAGACCAAGGCCCTTTACGAGTGGGAATACGCCAAGCAGATGCTCTACACCCAGCTGCTGCGGGACAAGCTCAACGCGGTCCTGGCCGATGCCGCCACCCTGCGGGAGGCCGCCGACCGCATCGCTCAGGAGGAGGATGTCTTCTTCTCCCTGCGCTTTCTGCTCCCCCGGCCCCTGCTCAAAGCCATCCTCTCCGACGAGCCGGTGGTCCTCCTCATCGACGAGATCGACCGCGCCGACGCCGAGTTCGAGGCCTTTCTCCTGGAGGTCCTCAGCGACTTCCAGGTCAGCGTCCCCGAGCTGGGGACCCTGCGGGCCAAGCACATCCCGACCGTCTTCCTCACCAGCAACAACACGCGGGAGCTGAGCGAGGCCCTTAAGCGGCGCTGTCTTTATCTGTTCATCGATTACCCGTCCCTGGAGCAGGAGCTGGCCATCGTGCGGCTGAAAGTGCCCGAGCTGGCCCCTCAGCTGGCCCGGCAGGCGGTGGAGCTGGTGCAGCGCCTGCGCCGCCTGGATCTCAAAAAGCAGCCCAGCATCAGCGAGACCCTGGATTGGGCTCGGGCCCTGGTGGCCCTGAACGCCCAGCACCTGGACCGCAAGACCCTAGAGAGCACGCTCACGGTCCTCCTCAAGCACGAGGCCGACCTCCAGCGGGGCCGCCGCCTGCTGAACGGCGGCGAGGAGGCCCGGCGGCCCCGCCGTGCCCCGCCGTGGGCCAGCGACTCTTGA
- a CDS encoding cytochrome c oxidase assembly protein gives MTWEAVVPILGVGILAALGAYFVGIAGVYEQLPATRRRAHLGWFLLGLGWAAFGFIPSPLLLGPDLRFTVNMAQFVALTGLAAPLLWMGLPEPFFRPLVRWPPLAGAGRWLIRPIPAYLAANLIFFAWHTPALFEVSSRSVALWALKQFLFLLAAMLAWGPVLSPTPAWPRLSEPGQVLYLFFLAMPTTLLGALFTFPDTRIYNPSALGFEVCAPSSLEDQRLAGLFMWVPGALIYLGALTVVFFRWFGKEEARA, from the coding sequence ATGACCTGGGAAGCGGTGGTGCCCATCCTGGGGGTGGGGATCCTGGCGGCCCTGGGGGCGTATTTCGTGGGGATCGCGGGGGTGTATGAGCAGCTGCCGGCGACCCGGCGGCGGGCCCATCTCGGATGGTTCCTGCTCGGCCTGGGCTGGGCCGCCTTCGGCTTCATCCCGTCCCCGCTGCTGCTGGGCCCGGACCTCCGGTTCACCGTCAACATGGCCCAGTTCGTGGCCTTGACCGGCCTGGCTGCCCCCCTGCTCTGGATGGGCCTGCCGGAGCCTTTCTTCCGCCCCTTGGTCCGGTGGCCTCCCCTGGCCGGGGCGGGCCGCTGGCTCATCCGGCCGATCCCGGCCTATCTGGCCGCCAACCTGATCTTCTTCGCTTGGCACACGCCGGCCCTCTTCGAGGTGTCCTCCCGCAGCGTGGCCCTCTGGGCCCTCAAGCAGTTCCTGTTCCTGCTCGCCGCGATGCTGGCCTGGGGGCCGGTGCTGAGCCCGACCCCGGCCTGGCCCCGCCTCTCCGAGCCCGGCCAGGTCCTCTATCTGTTCTTCTTGGCCATGCCGACCACCTTGTTAGGCGCTCTGTTCACGTTTCCAGACACCCGGATTTACAACCCCTCCGCCCTGGGCTTCGAAGTGTGCGCGCCGTCCTCCCTGGAGGACCAGCGGCTGGCGGGGCTCTTCATGTGGGTGCCGGGCGCGCTGATCTACCTGGGCGCCCTGACCGTGGTGTTCTTCCGCTGGTTCGGGAAGGAAGAAGCCCGGGCCTGA
- a CDS encoding peptidoglycan DD-metalloendopeptidase family protein translates to MSRVGSWVRARLEGWAARLQEPIRRAGAFALDLWTHYSRHVGLVLAVGLVYLGLVQGRAAPAWLFQPVRLPQAASAQPASPEVLQALLRRSAYLGGTRRNSPALLIRQVDLHTEIPERPRRGIITYTVQAGDTLFGIAEKFKLRPETILWANYDVLQDDPHMLEIGQVLNIPPVDGVLHVVKEGETLEAIAQKYKVSPEAIRNAEWNGLMEGGEPQVGQVLIVPGGTRPFAGWTPPRQAYVVVAGGKRLPSGACPSVQVPPLGTGSFVWPVNSRWRSGYDFTAYHPGVDFAGRLGDPVYAADAGTVVYAGWSTVGYGNLIVLDHGNGYQTYYAHLSAIFVGCGQQVAKGATIGLVGSTGRSTGPHLHFEIRGPGGFVNPWRVLP, encoded by the coding sequence TGGGTTCCTGGGTGCGGGCCCGGCTGGAAGGATGGGCCGCCCGGCTGCAGGAGCCCATCCGGAGAGCGGGGGCGTTCGCCCTCGATTTGTGGACCCATTACAGCCGGCATGTCGGGCTGGTCCTGGCAGTGGGCCTGGTCTATCTGGGCCTCGTCCAGGGCCGTGCGGCTCCGGCCTGGCTGTTCCAGCCGGTGCGTCTCCCTCAGGCCGCCTCGGCTCAGCCGGCTTCCCCCGAGGTGCTGCAGGCCCTGCTCCGTCGATCCGCCTATCTGGGCGGAACCCGTCGGAACAGCCCGGCCTTGCTGATCCGCCAGGTGGATCTCCACACCGAGATCCCAGAACGGCCCCGGCGGGGCATCATCACCTACACGGTCCAGGCGGGTGACACCCTCTTCGGCATCGCGGAGAAATTCAAACTGCGGCCTGAGACCATCCTCTGGGCGAACTACGATGTCCTCCAGGATGATCCCCACATGCTGGAGATCGGCCAGGTCCTGAACATCCCTCCGGTGGATGGCGTGCTTCACGTGGTCAAAGAGGGGGAGACCCTGGAGGCCATCGCCCAGAAATACAAGGTGAGCCCGGAGGCCATCCGCAACGCGGAGTGGAACGGCCTGATGGAAGGAGGAGAGCCCCAGGTGGGGCAGGTGCTGATCGTGCCGGGCGGCACGCGTCCCTTCGCCGGATGGACCCCGCCTCGTCAGGCCTATGTGGTGGTGGCGGGCGGCAAGCGGCTGCCCTCGGGGGCCTGCCCTAGCGTGCAGGTCCCCCCGCTGGGCACGGGAAGTTTCGTCTGGCCGGTTAACAGCCGCTGGCGGTCCGGCTATGATTTCACCGCCTACCATCCGGGGGTGGATTTCGCCGGCCGTCTGGGCGATCCGGTCTATGCAGCGGACGCCGGCACCGTGGTTTACGCCGGCTGGAGCACCGTTGGCTATGGCAACCTGATCGTCCTGGACCATGGGAACGGCTACCAGACGTATTACGCACACCTCAGCGCCATCTTCGTCGGTTGCGGGCAGCAGGTGGCCAAGGGGGCGACCATCGGCCTGGTGGGCTCCACCGGGCGTTCCACCGGGCCGCACCTGCACTTTGAGATCCGAGGACCCGGCGGCTTCGTGAACCCCTGGCGCGTGCTTCCGTAG